The following coding sequences lie in one Heliangelus exortis chromosome 8, bHelExo1.hap1, whole genome shotgun sequence genomic window:
- the LOC139799099 gene encoding vitellogenin-2-like translates to MSGRAPFTFTMRGIILALVLTLVGSQKFDIDPGFSSKKSHLYSYEGWVLNGLQEKNLAKAGVRLSSKIEISELSENTHLLKIRSPQFEEYNGIWPRDSFTRSPKITQIFSSCFNWPFKFEYNSGRVGNIYGPEDCPDTCINIVKGILNMIQITIKKSQNVYELQEAGIGGVCHTRYVIQEDRKNSRVSVTKTVDQTNCQEKVMKSVGMAYIYPCPVDTMKERLIKGTAAFSYKLKQSDGGTLITEVVSQQVYEISPLSEPTGVAVTEARQQLTLLEVRNERGSTPDISMQSYGSLRYQFPSALPQMPLQLIKTKNPEQRIVETLQHIVLNNQQDFHDDVPYRFLELVQLCRIASADALESIWRQFSDKPRYRRWLLSAVSATGNTEALKFIKNRIRNDDLNYLQTLLSVSFALHLMKADEHSVPIAADLMTSSRIQKSPMLQQVACLGYSSVVNRYCSQTSACPKEVLQPIHDLADEAISRGREDKMKLALKCIGNMGEPASIKRILKFLPISSSSASDIPIHIQIDAIMALRKIAWKDPKTVQGYLIQILADQALPAEVRMMACAVIFEARPSLALITTIANVAMKESNLQVASFVYSHMKALSRSRLPYTYNISSACNIALKMLAPKLDRLSYRYSKVMRIGGYFDNYRIGAAGDVFVMNSPGTMFPSAIISKLMAYSAGSVADLVEAGIRVEGLTDVIMKQNIPFAEYPTYKKIKEIGKALLGWKELPAETPLISAYLKLFGQELAYVNLNKEVLQQTMKSVLEPANRSTVMKRIASQLRNGVAGQWTQPVWLGELRYLIPTSTGLPLEYGSYTTALARAALQVDGKMTPPLTGDFRPSQLLESTMQIRADINPSFYLHTVATMGVNTEYFQNAVEIQGKVVARVPMKFDAKVDMKLKNIKIETNPCHEESEIVVGSHKAFAVSRNIGELGVEKRTSILPGDASTNIVDEPFKPSEKASSEGFTMQGADSMPRKHAYGSQEDLHRDTRRKTHKRDICIKLHHIGCQLCFFRRSQDASFLKNTYLHRLIGEHEAKIVLMPVQTDADIDKIQLEIQAGSRAASKIIHVVNSESEEENESSPYEDIQAKLKKILGIENVFKIANKTQHRKKQPSKKENTVLTELGTDPDEKNPSRSSSASSAVSSSSSSAASDRKKAVDGDENDQLKQARNKDASSKSSSSSSKSSSSSKSSSSSKDSSSKSSSSSSSKDSSKSSSKSSSSNSSSSKSSSSSSKDSSSSKSSSSSSKSSSSSSKDSSSSSSKNSRSSSSSSSSSSSSSSSSSRSSSRKSSSHHSHGHHLKHLNGSSSSSSSSKSSSHHSHWHHSGHLEDGSSSSSYSKIWEEHEIYQYRFRSAHRQEFPKKKLAADELSSTYSSSRSSHASSRAASQPKFLGDVKTPVLAVFLHGIRNDRKIGGLQLVVYADIDPITPRMQLFISNLTDSSKWKLCADASVLNAHKAAAYLKWGRNCQDYKIAAELVTGQFAAHPAAQVKLKWPKVPSSVRSMAEWFYKFIPGAAFMLGFSEKMDKNPSRQASLIVALTSPRTCDVVVKLPDMILYEKAMRLPLSLPVGPRIPASELQPPIWNVFAEGPSAVLENLKASCSVSRNKITTFNEVQFNYTMPANCYHILAQDCSPDLRFLVMMKNADEAMNLKAIDIKLGSHEIDMRPVDGQVKLLVDGAESPKRNVSYVSSGASLWIYSDKQGLVLVAPAYGIDKLYFDGHTFKIQVALWMAGKMCGLCGRYDSECKQEYRMPNGYLAKDAVSFGHSWILEEKLCAGACKLRRSLVKLEKTVQLAGVESKCYSTEPVLRCRKGCSATKTAPVTVGFHCLPADSATSLTDKQMKFDQKSEDMQDTVDAHIACSCENEDCSP, encoded by the exons ATGTCTGGCAGAGCCCCATTCACCTTCACTATGAGGGGAATCATTCTCGCACTAGTGCTCACCCTTGTAG GTAGCCAGAAATTTGACATTG ACCCTGGCTTCAGTAGCAAAAAGAGCCACTTGTACAGCTATGAAGGGTGGGTGTTGAATGGGCTTCAAGAAAAGAATTTGGCCAAAGCTGGAGTGCGTCTGAGCAGCAAAATAGAGATCAGTGAGCTCTCTGAGAACACTCACCTCCTCAAG ATCCGCTCTCCACAATTTGAGGAATACAATGGGATCTGGCCCAGGGATTCCTTCACTCGATCTCCCAAAATCACCCAGATTTTCTCCTCGTGTTTTAATTGGCCCTTCAAGTTTGAATACAACAGTGGACGGGTTGGAAATATTTATGGCCCAGAAGACTGCCCCGATACGTGTATTAACATAGTGAAAGGAATACTGAACATGATACAGATAACCATTAAAAAGTCACAGAATGTGTATGAATTGcaagag GCTGGAATTGGAGGTGTTTGCCACACAAGGTACGTCATCcaggaagacagaaagaacAGCCGGGTCTCTGTTACCAAAACTGTAGACCAAACCAATTGCCAGGAGAAGGTGATGAAGAGTGTTGGAATGGCTTACATCTATCCTTGTCCCGTCGACACCATG AAAGAAAGGCTCATAAAAGGCACTGCTGCGTTCTCCTACAAACTGAAGCAGTCAGATGGGGGTACTCTGATCACAGAAGTGGTGTCACAGCAGGTCTACGAGATCTCGCCGCTCAGTGAACCTACTGGGGTTGCTGTCACGGAAGCAAG ACAACAACTCACCTTGCTGGAAGTGAGAAATGAACGGGGAAGCACCCCAGACATTTCCATGCAGAGCTATGGAAGCCTTCGTTACCAGTTCCCATCAGCACTGCCACAGATGCCCCTGCAGCTCATCAAGACAAAAAACCCTGAGCAAAGG ATAGTGGAAACACTGCAGCACATAGTCCTGAATAACCAACAAGATTTCCATGATGATGTTCCATACAGATTCTTGGAGCTTGTGCAGCTCTGCCGGATAGCAAGTGCTGATGCTCTTGAGTCCATCTGGAGACAATTTTCAGATAAACCCCGATACAG GAGATGGCTTCTGAGTGCAGTTTCTGCAACAGGCAACACAGAAGCACTCAAATTCATTAAGAACAGAATTCGCAATGATGACCTTAACTACCTTCAGACTCTCCTAAGTGTTTCTTTTGCTCTCCATTTAATGAAAGCTGATGAACACAGTGTTCCAATAGCAGCA gATTTAATGACCAGTTCTCGGATTCAGAAAAGTCCCATGCTTCAGCAAGTTGCCTGCTTGGGATACAGTTCTGTGGTCAATAGATACTGTTCTCAGACTTCAGCTTGTCctaaagaagttcttcag CCCATCCATGACCTGGCAGATGAAGCAATCAGCAGGGGCCGTGAAGACAAGATGAAATTAGCTCTGAAGTGCATTGGCAACATGGGAGAACCAGCCAGCATCAAACGTATCCTCAAGTTCCTTCCAATATCTTCATCCAGTGCTTCTGATATCCCTATCCACATTCAGATTGATGCCATAATGGCCTTGAGAAAAATAGCTTGGAAGGACCCCAAAACA gtGCAGGGATATCTCATCCAGATCCTTGCAGACCAGGCGCTTCCTGCCGAAGTGCGAATGATGGCTTGTGCTGTTATCTTTGAGGCAAGGCCTTCCCTTGCTTTAATAACAACCATAGCCAATGTGGCAATGAAGGAGAGCAATCTGCAAGTGGCCAGTTTTGTGTATTCCCACATGAAGGCTTTGTCAAGGAGCAGATTGCCATACACCTACAACAT CTCTTCAGCTTGCAATATTGCCCTCAAGATGCTGGCCCCCAAGTTGGACAGGCTGAGCTATCGGTATAGCAAGGTCATGCGGATTGGTGGTTACTTTG ATAACTACAGAATTGGTGCTGCTGGAGATGTCTTTGTTATGAATAGCCCAGGAACGATGTTCCCATCAGCAATAATTTCCAAGCTGATGGCGTATTCTGCAGGGTCAGTGGCTGATTTGGTGGAG gctGGCATCCGCGTGGAAGGCCTCACAGATGTCATCATGAAACAAAATATCCCATTTGCTGAATATCCCACATACAAAAAGATAAAGGAGATTGGAAAAGCT CTGCTGGGGTggaaggagctgccagcagaaaCCCCCTTGATATCAGCCTACTTGAAACTATTCGGCCAAGAGCTGGCCTATGTCAACCTCAATAAGGAAGTCCTCCAGCAGACTATGAAG TCTGTGCTAGAGCCTGCAAATAGGAGCACAGTGATGAAGAGAATCGCCAGCCAGCTCCGGAACGGCGTGGCAGGGCAATGGACACAGCCGGTGTGGCTGGGAGAGCTGCGGTACCTCATCCCCACCTCCACGGGGCTGCCCCTGGAGTACGGGTCCTACACGACTGCTCTGGCACGAGCAGCACTCCAGG TTGATGGAAAGATGACTCCCCCTTTAACTGGAGATTTCAGGCCTTCCCAGTTGCTTGAATCGACCATGCAGATTCGGGCTGACATAAACCCAAG CTTTTATCTACACACAGTTGCAACTATGGGTGTCAACACAGAATACTTCCAAAATGCTGTTGAAATTCAAGGCAAGGTCGTGGCAAGAGTGCCAATGAAGTTTGATGCTAAGGTAgacatgaaactgaaaaatattaagattGAAACAAATCCATGCCATGAGGAATCTGAGATAGTGGTTGGCAG CCATAAGGCTTTTGCTGTATCAAGGAACATAGGAGAACTAGGTGTTGAAAAGAGAACCTCAATTCTCCCAGGAGATGCTTCAACAAATATTGTGGATGAACCTTTCAAACCATCAGAGAAAGCTTCCAGTGAAGGTTTCACAATG CAAGGAGCTGACAGCATGCCAAGAAAACATGCCTATGGCTCTCAAGAGGACCTTCACCGtgacacaagaagaaaaactcaTAAACGAGACATTTGCATCAAACTGCATCATATTGGttgtcagctctgctttttcagaAGGTCACAAGATGCCAGTTTcctaaaaaatacatatttgcaCAGATTAATTGGAGAACACGAAGCTAAAATAGTCTTGATGCCAG TTCAAACAGATGCTGATATTGACAAAATACAGCTGGAAATTCAGGCAGGATCCAGAGCAGCTTCCAAAATAATTCATGTTGTAAACTCAGAGTCTGAGGAAGAGAATGAGTCATCTCCATATGAGGACATTcaagctaaactgaagaagattCTAGGCATTGAAAATGTGTTCAAG ATtgcaaataaaacacaacacagGAAGAAGCAGCCttctaagaaagaaaacactgtgCTAACAGAGCTTGGGACAGAccctgatgaaaaaaatccctccaggtcatcttctgcctcctcagctgtctcctcttcttcatcatctgctgcttctgatcgtaaaaaggctgtggatggagatGAGAATGATCAATTAAAACAAGCACGAAACAAAGATGCAAGTAGCAAGAGCAGTAGCAGTAGtagcaagagcagcagcagcagcaagagcagcagtAGCAGTAAAGAtagcagcagcaagagcagcagcagcagtagcagtaAAGAtagcagcaagagcagcagcaagagcagcagcagca atagcagcagcagcaagagcagcagcagcagcagtaaagatagcagcagcagcaagagcagcagcagcagcagcaagagtagcagcagcagcagcaaagatagcagcagcagcagtagtaAAAATAgtaggagcagcagcagcagcagtagtagtagtagtagtagcaGCAGTAGCAGTAgtaggagcagcagcaggaagtcATCAAGCCATCATAGCCATGGGCATCACTTAAAGCATCtgaatggcagcagcagcagtagcagcagcagcaagtcaTCAAGTCACCATAGCCATTGGCATCATTCAGGACACCTGgaagatggcagcagcagcagcagctattCCAAAATATGG GAAGAGCATGAGATTTATCAGTATCGCTTTAGATCAGCACACAGACAAGAG TTCCCAAAAAAGAAACTCGCAGCTGACGAACTTAGCAGCACCTACTCTTCTAGCAGATCTAGTCATGCCTCATCTCGAGCTGCTTCCCAG CCTAAGTTTTTGGGAGATGTTAAAACACCAGTGCTGGCTGTTTTTCTTCATGGCATCCGTAACGATAGGAAGATAGGAGGCCTCCAGCTTGTGGTGTATGCTGATATTGACCCCATCACTCCACGAATGCAGCTGTTCATATCAAACCTCACAGATTCAAGCAAGTGGAAACTCTGTGCTGATGCTTCGGTCCTCAATGCTCACAAGGCAGCG GCCTACCTGAAATGGGGCCGGAACTGCCAGGATTACAAGATTGCAGCTGAGCTGGTAACGGGGCAGTTTGCTGCCCACCCTGCTGCACAAGTGAAACTAAAGTGGCCTAAAGTTCCTTCAAGTGTCAGATCCATGGCAGAATG GTTTTACAAGTTTATCCCTGGTGCTGCTTTTATGCTGGGTTTCTCTGAAAAAATGGACAAGAATCCTTCACGACAAGCCAGTCTCATTGTGGCTCTAACTTCTCCAAGGACATGTGATGTTGTTGTCAAGCTTCCTGAT ATGATCCTCTATGAAAAAGCTATGAGGCTTCCCTTGTCACTCCCTGTAGGTCCAAGGATCCCAGCTTCAGAGTTGCAGCCTCCCATCTGGAATGTCTTTGCTGAAGGCCCCTCTGCAGTGcttgaaaatttaaaag CTTCCTGCTCCGTTTCCCGCAACAAGATCACAACCTTTAATGAAGTTCAGTTTAACTACACAATGCCAGCAAACTGCTACCACATCTTGGCTCAGGACTGCAGCCCAGACCTCAGGTTCCTGGTGATGATGAAGAATGCTGATGAAGCTATGAACCTGAAAGCAATTGACATCAAGCTTGGCAGTCA TGAAATCGATATGAGGCCTGTGGACGGGCAGGTGAAACTGCTGGTGGATGGGGCTGAAAGCCCCAAAAGAAATGTCTCATATGTATCTTCTG gtgCTTCCCTGTGGATCTATAGTGATAAGCAGGGGCTTGTACTTGTTGCCCCAGCCTACGGAATTGATAAATTGTACTTTGATGGACACACATTCAAG atcCAAGTTGCTTTGTGGATGGCAGGGAAAATGTGTGGACTATGTGGAAGATATGATTCAGAATGCAAACAGGAATATCGGATGCCCAATGGATATCTAGCTAAAGATGCAGTGAGCTTTGGACATTCATGGattttggaagaaaagcttTGTGCAGGAG